CAAGTGGACTACGAGGTTTATGGATATGACCACACCCAAGACTGTGTAGTGTCGGCTGACACCTGTACGGGAACAGAATTTCTAGATCCACCCAGCGTTATGCATTGTAATGGCAAAGCTTCCTGTACCTTCATGGTGCCAACAAATGAGTACTTGTCTGTGTGCCAGAAAAATGCAACCTCACTCAAAATTGTTTATCAGTGTGTGCCAAGTATGTATAGCAAAAATATTTATCTATGATTCTTTATTTTTGATATAGTTCTTATGGCAAATTTCATTAATGACTGCATATAAGGAGGACACATATTTGATCAAACTTGTTTCAAATCCTAGAAGTTTTTGTATATATCACTGAAGTCCACTAGATAGTATGAATGAATGATTGCGAGTTTGTTTAGTCACGTGGTGTATGTCGACCTTTCAACTAAATGACAATCGAGtaattaatattcatattaACCTCACTCATATAAAAAGACAAGTTCCCACCGCTTTCATTTACCCTATGCAATATTCCTGAAATGCAACCTTCACGGTCACTCCAAGAGACATCgagaaataaaatttaaaacttcATATAAGACTAATACACTTACtcgtattattttttattttattgataagTAATTAATTTCATAATCAGCATAACCTAAAATACTGTGTTCTATGTGTTGTTAATGTAATGCATGTTTAAATATACAGTGCGTGTTTAAATGTCTGTATAAATGTTGTGTGAGTGTTTTATGTGTTGTGAGATTTTGTGTTTTACTTACAGGTTTTTATCCTTACACAATAAAAATTTAGTAAGAACCCCAGACCaacaatttgttttatattggtTGGACCCTGTGACACTGTCATATATTGTTAACCAACCTTTATTCACATATGAAAAATATCTGTGAAGTTCACAAGCCCCACTTTTTAGCCATTACCTGTGGTCATGAAGCACTTCTCTTTCACACAATGTGCATATTTGCGGTGACTCACTGATATTACTTAATTGTCACCTTTTCCATCAGCAATTCAAATACAAAAGTagtccagatttttttttaaaaattacagtAGGTTAACCTTCACCTTCCTATTCAGAAGTTTGAAGTCTCTTATCTCGTACAGTTCAAGGTTAAAGTTGTGGACAgactaaaatatgtttaaattatcTTGTATATTTAATCAACATGTGCGTCTTTGATTCCAGAGTCCTACAGTTTTGACCTATGTTCCGATTTTTTGGAGCAGCACAAATCCACTATCTACTTGACCTCCCCCAAATACCCAGCCCCTAAAATGTCCCCCATGAAATGTTCCTGTGAAATCAAAGGCCAAAACATTAGTGTCTTCACCCTGGAACAGACCAAGGCTTTCTTAAGTCCAGTGGTCTACATCCTGACCAATGAGTCCACCACCAAACACATCACAAAAATGAGCATCATCAACAGGCCGGAGTTCTCCGACATCTCTAGCTTAGAGGTTCTACTACACAACAAATATCCCGAGCAAGAGTTCAGACTGTGGCTTAAGATAACTGGCACTGGTGGGTCAAAGAAAGGAACATTAATGGGGTGGGGGATTGATAATTTATATTCTGGTCAGTAACTTCTATAGACAATTTCAGATTTCTtctaaatcataaaataaatcaacaaGTTTTATACATTTCAGATATGTTCATCAAATGTGGTTCCCCTGTTATAATATCAGTAATCAGCAGCACCCAGATTGCCACCTCAACTCATCTCAGTTACCTCCCTTCAACTCATCTCAGTTACCTCCCTTCAAGCAGTTTCAAAGCTTCGCCACTGGGACTTCTGAGTTCTTATGACATTAATGTGACTGCTCTTCCCAGCATCACCTTAAACTCCAACACAAATCCTGTGATATCGGAggagagttatctctctttgccAACAATTTCTACTACAACAATTTCACCTACTGCTTCATTGACAACATTTTCTACAGTTCCAACTACAGATTCCTCCTCCATATTCTCTTCCGTGTCCACCACACGGACAAGTACCCAGAGAATTAGCCAATCAGGTAATTACTACTGACCATTCGATGATTACTCATTAGTTCGAATCATGTTTACCAATCAGGTATTCAGTACTAAATAAATTTGCATGTCTGGTTGTTGAATCCAAGAGCAGTCAATATGCTGAGTTGCTTTTATCttcctttcaaaacatttaGTTTACAATTATCCAGATCTCTACAGGCTATTGAACCTGGAAAATTCCATCAAAActgatttgttttgaaaaggAGGTTGTAAATATCGACTGCATTACAGACATTTGAATAAATGCGTGCGGTATCAGTTATATGCATGTTAAACTGATCAACATTCACTCAATCACATCAAACAGTTCCAATGATTGttttatattataaataatgatatttttgtgTCTTGGATAGTATATAAGCTTATTAGATAAAAGATTTAAATTGGGTTTCCCACATGATATCTGTTCTGCTATCTTTCTTTACTGTTCtataattatgttgacttgtatCTGAACTGTTTCAGTGCAGATCCTATAATTTCACAAGAAATTGTTCAATAATGGCCTATATAGTATTGAATACTAAAATTCTCAAAAATTTGGAGtcattttaaattgatattcaaattatCAGCTATAAAATAAGACAaaagtcacacacacacacacacacacacacacacacacacacacacacacacacatggtGAAACCAATTAATCCCAATAACAGGTGAATGAAAAAACAGACATACTGACATGGTGAAACCTATACTGCCCCCACAAAAGTTGTTTGGGGGGAGGGATACTGGCAGAAAGTATGGAAATATGAAAAAGTACCTACAAATTATGACTCAAATTTGAACAAATCAATCAGAAAATACCAGGTGCATAGTAtacaatatttttagaaaatttggcAAAAAGTAAATGAACAGCCTTTGAGAAAATCTCTGGACAAAATGTGACCATGAAAGGATGGACTCCCTAATGAGGTAAAATCAATAGGTTCCCCAACACCTTGTTTATGGGGAGTACAATAACCATGTTAGTAATACTAATTGGGTTCTTTTTGGATTGCTATTATAATAACAATGTTACTAACACAAAGAAGGCTTCTCTCTTGTTGCCATTACAATAGATAATAACTAGTAAGCAATACTTCAAAGGTTTCTTCCTGGTTACTATTATAATCATAATGATGTAACTATCATCAGTACAATTACTTTCCTATTGCTAGCCATGACCAGGTTTCAAATGAGATAATTTTAATAGCTTTCTGTTACAGATGAGTAATTTTCAAGCCTGTGATTGCTCTATTAACTTGTTTTCTGTTACAGATGAGTAATTTTGATAGCTGTGATTTGCTATAACTAGCTTTCTGCTATAGATTAGTAATGTTGATAGCTGTGATTGCTATAACTAGCTTTCTGCTACAGATGAGTAATGTTGATAGCTGTGATTGCTATAACTAGCTTTTTGTTACAGATGAGTAATTTTGATAGCTGTGATTGCTATAACTAGCTTTTTGTTACAGATGAGTAATTTTGATAGCTGTGATTGCTAAAACTAGCTTTCTGTTACAGATGAGTAATTTTGATAGCTGTGATTGCTATAACTAGCTTTCTGTTACAGATGAGGTCATTCTAATTGCAGTGATTGCCACTATCTGTGGCCTCTTTCTCATCATATTCATCATTGCCACCATTCTTATTTGCAGGTAAGAGAGT
Above is a genomic segment from Ostrea edulis chromosome 3, xbOstEdul1.1, whole genome shotgun sequence containing:
- the LOC125677371 gene encoding uncharacterized protein LOC125677371, which produces METPNKAVIYILIGCIILIHKVSRCNEASQCAGSEISLDCSSSDWLIQVDYEVYGYDHTQDCVVSADTCTGTEFLDPPSVMHCNGKASCTFMVPTNEYLSVCQKNATSLKIVYQCVPKSYSFDLCSDFLEQHKSTIYLTSPKYPAPKMSPMKCSCEIKGQNISVFTLEQTKAFLSPVVYILTNESTTKHITKMSIINRPEFSDISSLEVLLHNKYPEQEFRLWLKITGTDMFIKCGSPVIISVISSTQIATSTHLSYLPSTHLSYLPSSSFKASPLGLLSSYDINVTALPSITLNSNTNPVISEESYLSLPTISTTTISPTASLTTFSTVPTTDSSSIFSSVSTTRTSTQRISQSDEVILIAVIATICGLFLIIFIIATILICRKKNEEVSESGDHIHRPSRNVIDAYEQNDFTVEL